The genomic DNA AGTTcagaaaaataacaaagtaatCAATTATGTAATTCATGCAAAATAAAGCAAAGCAAACACCGTGATTCCCCAACAAGCTAACAGCAAGTGTATATACTTATATAGTTATATGTTCCTATACATCATATATAACGGATGCATACACATCGAAGATGATGTAGGGCAAGCCGACTAACCAATTACAGAGGTCGGTCGGGCCCCGAGCCGATCGGCCTGTAATACTATTCCGGCCACCGTGCGCGGACGGGGAATTGCACGGCGACTTTCAGAGGACAGCGACGTTTTGCCACAATTGCAATGAATTAATTGAACTTTGACGAAACAAAGGTTTCGGATAAGTTTCTTGTAGGAGCTTTGACTGGTTCTTGCTTACAAAACTGCCCTTGAGATTGTCGTAATTTACGCGGTGGTCGGCGACCAGGCAGGTGGCATTATGGTAAAATCGGGTTGAGACAGCAGCGCGTTGTAGACTCCTGTCCTGATGGGAATGGGGACGATGATGACGACGTGTAGCTCACTCTGAATTGGGTCGGGTCGGGTTGCCGTTGGTGGGAATGCACGTGAGTGGCACGTGGCATTGTGGCCGAAACCAAGCCTGACGAATTGAATAAAGTCAgtaatgatataaaataatgataagataaattaatattgttttgtGTTTGATAATTGAGATATGACTATAAggtgtaaattattttatctttaatatatttagtatgtaaaaataaatatcacgtattatttgatgttatttgtcaaaatattaaataacttTTATATTCAGATTAAAtacttaataaaatttaatcaactagaaaaataaagttaagatacaaaaagaattaaaagcaTGATAAATTTGATGATAGTAAAGACGATGAGAAAAGGTCAATGGTGGTACTGACTAGAGTGAAATAGGAGATGTAGATGATGTGACGATATTAAATATGTGCAACAAAGATGATGATAATAAAGGATTATAGTAATATCGATTATAAATAATGTCGAATGATGGTAAAgatacaaataattaaatatatcatgtcaATGGTGGTGATTGAGTGAATGGCAGCAGTGTTGGTctaaaaggtgaaatcgctcaccTTGAGTGCCTCTTATCCGGCCCAACAGAACGTGAgaggaggttaatcatggtgacccaGCCGGACGTAGTGATTAGAGCCGGGCTCACCGTGCACAAGGAGCCCCTCTCACTTTGGAAAAAGGTATTTCACACTGTCGCTTGCGATACTCGATCCTTGATCTTGGTTCAAGATTCACCACGAAAGATACTTTGTGCCCTCTTCTTGACCAACTGAGCTGGCCATGTGAGCAAATGGCACCAATGTTACTTGAGTGATGGTGGTGACAACAATTTGAATGAGAAGTAGATGGTGGCAATGGACAATATTGAGAAGATGGATAAGAGGCCAGAGAGATTGGTGAGCTTTTTTGTACTTATTTGGCCAAgtaaatatacatttttttctcctcttttacTTGGCTTATTTAATAACAGTGTAATACGTGGAATAAATTTATCCCAGCACCACAAGATAAGTTCATGAGattattttatctctttataAATCCAATACAAAATGCAAGattaattagttaaaaattattataatgtcAAATCTTGTACCAAAAATGTTATAAGATTTAATAGGACacatatttgttaattttaaaaaatatattcaaaagtttattaattttatataagaaaaaatcataaaattaattgatacaTTCATAAAAGGTTAATAAAAGTATTAATAAATGTAAGtctaaaaatagtatttaaatagttttaggtattaaaaagttaattatgaaatatagttttagatatataaaattcttcaaataaatttgttCGTACTTGTAATTTCTTATCTACTTTTGAGATgcgtattaattattttttaatatatttctataaaaatttaGATATCACAtgtttttgtaaatatttaaaaataaaaagaaagacagTTATATTCTTTAATTGGTGGTCCATCGAGCTACAAAGATTTACCCAAAGTCACGGGGTCACGGGAGCCATGGATCCGAGACCATGGTACGGAGTGACCGAACCACCGAGCCGAAGAGGTCGGGCCCCTGGGTCAGCGGGTCCCACTCCAGCCAGTTGGAATTCAGATTTCACACACAACTGGCGGGAAATCCTCTGGCCAAGTAACCGTACAAGGAACACTTTCCCCTCAAGCCGAGGTATAAATACCCCATTCGGTGCGGTGCATCAATATTTCCCCAAATCATCTCTCTCCGCAATTTCGCACACAAGGACTTCGGTTTCGCTGGactgaaaccctcggcctcgaATCAATGGCGAGAACGAAGGCCTCATCGGACGATGTTCTATCGAGCGGCTCCGATTCGTCCGAGGAAGAGCCGATCAATGATGAGATCAAcgacgaggaggaggaggacgaGGAGGAGCTCGATGCCGTCGCTCGGACGGCAGACTCTACCGATGATGACGAAGGTGCCGACGCCGCTGAGGAGAAGTCGCCGTTGTCGGAACACGAGGCCGAGGAGGATGAAGAGGACGACGACAACGAAGAGGTGAGTGTTTTGGCTATCGTTTCCATGCGGTTAGGTTCGAGTCATTCGGTTCGTGGTATGTAAGTTATTTGACGTGTTAGGGTTTGGTAGGTTTGGCTATTTTGGTGTAATTTACATAATTGGGGTGTGCATTTGATGTATAGCGGGGCCAAGGCCTAGTTATTCCGATTTTTGACTATAGGATGAGCTATCGTTGCTAGTTTATTAAATCCAGAGCCGGCAATTGAAGATTTGAATGTATGTGTGACTCTTGCGTTCCGTAAGTTTTCATTAATTGTACGTGCATTGACGTTTGGTGAGATTTGTACTGGGAGCAGTTTTATGTACCCTTCACCTGTTCCCTAAGAAAATAGAGGGAGGGAGGCTATCTCTGAAATGATGTTGATACGAGTTGATGTACACTGAAAACTATGGCTTGTCAGATTTTATTGTTGTTTCGACATAGGTTACTGCGAGTATTGCCTTCCTCAAATCTGAAAGTGCTCAGAAATAGTAGATTTAGAAGCACACATGTTTGCCTTTTGCACCATTGGGCATTGGCACACAAGTTGACTGCACTTCCAACCCTAACAAGAAATAAGTTTTCACAGGTGTTGTTTATCCATTAGTTGCTTTGATGAATAGTCCAAGTTTAAAGTAATCTGGAGTATGTATGGGCAACAAAATTCTGTTAGCTACTATCAGATATCATGGTGACAGTTGTAGTTGGTATAATGTAGTAACTGGATCAACTTCAGATTACTAGCGTAGGTGTGCCATAATTTATTGGATTTTCATACTTATTGCAGTTTTACTTCTTTTATCACTCTCAGGATGAGAAGGGGTTATCTAATGCTGAAATTGGGAAGCGGGAAAAGGCCCGGCTACGAGAAATGGAGAAGCTAAAGAAGGAAAAGATTCAAAAAATTCTGGATGCACAAAATGCTGCCATTGATGCTGACATGGTCTGTTTACTTGGAGGATTTGTATTACCCTAAAATTAGCATATTGTTTTGCTTTCAGTTATTGGGGATGCAATGATTTACTGTTAAAATGGCAGGACAACAAGGGAAAGGGGCGCCTGAAGTATCTCCTGCAACAGACAGAGATATTTGCTCATTTTGCAAAGGGGGATCAGTCTGCATCCCTGAAGAAGTCAAAAGGAAGGTACTGTTGATTACTTCTTTGGTGGTTTTTGAAATTGTACACCTACTCTAGGTTTGGACGTGTAATCATTAAAGTGTTATGAAAACCCTCATCTCTAGtttagtaaaaaaaagaaaagcctCATCTGTAATTTGCCTATGTCTTCTTCTAAAATTGTTTGTTTAcaacttctttcttcttccacaaaGCCTAAAGAGGTACAAGACCTTCAAATTATCTCATGTAGATATATAGAGgaacataaactgaaaaataatcacataaaCTTGGTTGAGGTTCTTCTATGCCCCCATTTTATGTAATCATTGTCTCCACAAAGTTGGAGACTGAAAATGGTATTGGTTGTCAAATAGAACTTTTATATTTCATTCTTTAGCAGTTGATGGAGAGGCTAAACATTAGAGAATAAAATAGGCCTACAACAAATACATTGAAGATAAACCAGGTTTCATGTTTAAATAGCAAgagaaaattgaattgataaagTTGGGTATAGATTCACAATTTGCAATTCAAGAGTGGTGAAGCTAATTGTACGTTTTAGGAATATAgataatttctatttttgtgactatgataattttgatttttgtgagCTTGAATTTCTACCTTGGAAGCTAGGTAATATGGATTAATGTAGTTCAATCACAAGGAAAATGTTTGTTCGACTTATTATTGAGTAAAATATAAGTGATAAAGAGCCTTATAAAGATATGATCATAGATATAGATTAttggagagctagaattcatgtagccgattccacctagtgggattaaggcttgttatgttgttgttgttgtttttttttttttttttaatttattgactAAATTGTAGTCTTTCCATTTTTCAAACCTCTTGTAGTAGGGCAATGAGCCTTATGCACTCAAGATACTCTTTTGTAGATAAATTAGagtttatttcatttaaaaaatttttggGGTACCAAGCATCTTTTTGGTGATAAGTATCGTGTTGTATTATATTATGGTGGTTGCTACTGAATTGAATAAGGGCCTCTAAGGGAAAACAACAGCCAAACTTTGAGGccaataatttttcttgtgcgcgcatgtgtttttgtttgttgtgcGAATAGTTTTACcaaatgtttatgttttatttatcaaaatataaatgaacCGTTGGTTAATATCTCATATGTGTGTTTTAATATTTGACAAAGCTTTAATTGTCTCATTAAGGGGACGGCATGCATCAAAGCTAACTgaagaggaagaggacgagGAATACCttaaagaggaagaagatggtttATCTGGGGCAGGAAATACACGGCTGGTGGCTCAACCCTCTTGTATAACTCTCTTGCCCTCCTCTCCCCTTCTCCCTTTCTTGCTTTCTGCATCTACTAAATACTTATGTATAGTTTGTGTGCATTTTCCTGCTAATCTGGTCTGCTTGATTAGTAGAAATTTAATGCAGTTAGGAGGACATTGATTGTGGAAAATTGAGCCCTGTATGAAAGAAtataacacccccccccccccccccccaaaaaaaaaaagcctcaAGGGGGTGAGTCCTGTATGAAAGAATATAGGGAGCTAGGGGTTCACACTATCCATCAACTAGAATGAAAAGTTTGTCTAGAAATTGCAAAATGAAAATTGAGACACACAAAAAGGAGACTTTGCGTCCAACCAAGAGAAAAGTGACGAAAGGATGTAACCATCGTCATCATCAATTGcttgcaccttatcctaaccaagttaggatATGTGGCACAACATTCATAATGCCAATTGATTTTTATAAGCCACATTGACAATcaaaatccatgcaaaagaactaTGTGGCAAATACTCAATGACTAAATCTTCTTCCACTGCTAGTCAAGTTAACTGTTAATCCCATAAATgacttttaaaaaaagtaatgTACCCCTCAAATACCTCAGCTTTCTGCCTTTCTCTTGGCTACTTCACAGAATAACAAGATATCATATGCAAAAAAGAATGCGAGAAACCTAAATGGGGATCCCCACACTACTTCCAACCTCAAGTACCTAATCCACCCAAAAACTTCCAACCTTCATTCCATAAGGCTCAAAGCCTCCATGACCAGGATAAAAagtaaaagggagatggatctCTGTATCTAAGAGTGCCAAAGCGTCAAAATTCCCTTTCAGGGGATCATTAATAACAGCAGAGATACAAAACTCTTCCACTTACACCACTTAGAAGTTAGAACCAAACATCTTGGTAGCATTTTCTTACTCCCGTCACATtgctattataattaatatggaTATACATATAGGTACATGAATTTGTTTATATCTATAAGGGGCTCAACATTCATTCATTTTGGGAAGACTACTTTTGTTGTCTGTTGCACAGAGCTTTATGCATTCTTTTTCTGCCATCTTATTGTTTGTTgagtttataatattttattaacactGGATCTAGGACATCAATTCTGGTGTTTGTCTGGATGTTCTTCTGTGTGGTGACCCTAAACTGTAACAGCTAAAAGACACTGTTTGATTTCTTACTATCTGTTACATGTGGTGTTGCCAAATATTTGTTGTGATTTCCAAGTCATAGCTTGCTTGAAATTTTCCttaaattgaaatgattttGGTTTATGTGGAGGTTTTTTGTCTGAAAAGTATCACAGCTTCAATATAGTTTTCTACTTTTCTTTAGTTCAGAGTATAATTTGATAGTGATGAAATATTTTGGGTTGAGGTGCCATTTTCTTTGAGAAACAAGGGTCTCATTTAGTATCTAAGTTCCAATATCGTTAACTGCACCTTTCCCCAGGTATTCAAGGAAAGATGAGGGATTATCAACTTGCTGGATTAAACTGGCTGATACGACTTTATGAGAATGGTATAAATGGGATCCTTGCAGATGAAATGGTACGTGTTTGAGATTGTGGCTTTAGTAATTAACCTCTTTCTATGAACTGTGTCATTTCTCAGCTGTTAAATATCATTTATCTCTGATCCATGATCTCCAATCATTCCAGAAAATCATTTGTCATGGTATGATATTTTATGGTCAATTAAGGTATTGATGATGATTCTGGTCTCATGACTAAGTAGGGACTTGGCAAAACATTGCAAACAATCTCCTTGTTGGGCTATCTGCATGAATTCAGAGGAATAACTGGTCCCCATATGGTGGTTTCTCCGAAGTCTACCCTAGGCAATTGGATGAATGAAATCAAACGCTTTTGCCCAGTTCTGCGTGCTGTAAAGTTTCTTGGAAATCCTGATGAAAGGGTTTGTTTTCATGTTTTACTTACTCAATTGTTTCAAATAtgttagtgtttttattttttaaattattaaatcctGAACTATTCTGTCTATATTATGTTCTTGCAGAGGCATATAAAGGAAAATTTACTGATTGCTGGGAAGTTTGATGTATGTGTTACGAGTTTTGAAATGGCTATTAAAGAGAAATCGGCCTTGCGCCAATTTAGTTGGCGCTATATAATCATTGATGAAGCTCATCGAATCAAGAATGAGAATTCACTTCTCTCAAAGACAATGAGACTTTACAAGACTAATTACCGCCTCCTTATCACGGGTACTCCACTTCAGGTATCAGTTACTTGCACTTTCCTTTTACATTCACAATAAGTGACGTGGGATTAACTTTATTAGATGCTGTATCTTTGCATAATTGCctttagatattaaaaataggTAATTCGATCCCTTTCCATTGCATGTGTCAAATTTGGGGGAACATATCAAGCTGCCCTGGGCAACCGGCTTCAAGGCTTGTTGAGATTGAGTTATGATGGGCTGAGTTTGAGCTGGATAGTGATGTTTTTAGGACTGGACAGGACTGGTCGGTTGGACTGGGTTAACCAGCAATTTGACACTAGACTGGGATAGTAGACCCTGAAATAGTTACTTATTTAGTGGATCGCTGCAATACTTCTACTTATGCTAATCTCTTGTTTATAGCCTATCTGGAAATATCAACAATATTGACAAAGTAATTGAAGTTGCATTCAAAGTATTCTAATTTTAAGTCCATTGTGAAATAACTTCTTTTATGGTCAATCAAAATGTTTGTGTGAAATATCAATTATTGGTGGAACCTTCCTGGATTTGGgtataagaaatttaattagaaGGAATGGAATACAATGAAGAACGGTTCCACAATTGGGGGTATTGTTGGTTGATTTGGTGTGCATTCTGGGAGGGTCTTTAGTTTATTCTGAATTACTTATAGCCTTTAAGGTGAGTTAGCGTGCTTCTCTATCCAGTTTGTTATTTTGTCACTGTAAATTTGCTTTTGCTTCTGATATGCAGAACAATCTTCATGAACTCTGGTCTCTCCTGAATTTTCTTCTGCCAGAGGTATTCAGCTCAGCTGAAGTTTTTGATGAATGGTTTCAAATATCTGGTGAAAATGACCAGCAGGAGGTTGTTCAACAACTTCATAAGGTAAGCATGTGAGATCAAGTTCTCAAGTACTAATTTGTGATATTCTAGATGACAATATGCTTTGTTGCCTTATGTATTTTAAGGTGCTTCGGCCGTTCCTTCTACGAAGGTTAAAATCTGATGTTGAGAAGGGCTTGCCACCCAAGAAGGAGACAATACTCAAAGTTGGCATGTCCCAAATGCAGAAGCAGTACTATAGGGCTTTATTGCAGAAAGATCTTGAGGTTGTAAATGCTGGTGGTGAGCGCAAGCGTCTTTTAAACATTGCGATGCAACTACGAAAATGTTGTAATCACCCTTATCTTTTCCAAGGTGCTGAACCTGGCCCTCCTTATACTACAGGAGAACATCTTATTACAAATGCTGGTAAGATTCTTCATCCCTAACAATGTTCCTTTAGTTGATTTTTGTCAATGACTGCGTACTTTTGTTTCACTGAGGTGCAGGTAAAATGGTTCTTTTGGATAAGTTGCTCCCTAAACTTAAAGAACGTGATTCAAGGGTCCTAATTTTTTCACAGGTCTCCTTTTACCTCATTTGTTTAACATGACTttgtcaatgcatcttatgctGGTTACTTTTGGATGGGATCATTATAATTGTTTATTCTTGCTATATCCTATGTTTCATTCTCATGATGTGTTAAAAAGGATAAGttctttctattttaatattaatataattgaaatagaaGTTACTGTTTTGATCCAGATGACAAGGCTGCTGGACATTCTGGAAGACTATCTAATGTTTCGTGGGTACCAGTACTGTCGAATTGATGGGAATACTGGCGGAGAAGACCGTGATGCATCAATCGAAGTGTTTAATAAACCAGGAAGTGAGAAATTTGTCTTCTTGCTATCAACTAGAGCTGGAGGACTTGGCATCAATCTTGCTACTGCAGATGTTGTCATTCTTTACGACAGTGATTGGTTAGAATTTTCTTTGATTAGATCTGTTTCTAATGGGAGACAACAGTACTATCTCCAAATCTGATGTCTATTATTTATTGCATATTAGGAACCCACAAGTTGATTTGCAAGCTCAGGATCGTGCTCACAGGATTGGGCAAAAAAAAGAAGTTCAAGTCTTCCGTTTTTGTACTGAGGTTTGTTTATGCCATTGCATTGTGGGATAAGCTAATAGAAGTTTCTATGTCTTAATATAATAgcttttcttaaattaattacaaacaGTATACAATTGAGGAAAAGGTGATTGAGAGGGCTTATAAAAAGCTTGCTCTTGATGCTTTAGTGATCCAGCAAGGGCGATTAGCGGAGCAAAAGAGTAAGTGGTATCAGTGTATCTATCTGTGAAGGATACTTATCTTGAAGTTGTAAATCAGATCAAATAGAGTGCTTTAAAATAtctgtttttttatttctttttttctctccagCTGTTA from Diospyros lotus cultivar Yz01 chromosome 4, ASM1463336v1, whole genome shotgun sequence includes the following:
- the LOC127799069 gene encoding ISWI chromatin-remodeling complex ATPase CHR11 isoform X2; translation: MARTKASSDDVLSSGSDSSEEEPINDEINDEEEEDEEELDAVARTADSTDDDEGADAAEEKSPLSEHEAEEDEEDDDNEEDEKGLSNAEIGKREKARLREMEKLKKEKIQKILDAQNAAIDADMDNKGKGRLKYLLQQTEIFAHFAKGDQSASLKKSKGRGRHASKLTEEEEDEEYLKEEEDGLSGAGNTRLVAQPSCIQGKMRDYQLAGLNWLIRLYENGINGILADEMGLGKTLQTISLLGYLHEFRGITGPHMVVSPKSTLGNWMNEIKRFCPVLRAVKFLGNPDERRHIKENLLIAGKFDVCVTSFEMAIKEKSALRQFSWRYIIIDEAHRIKNENSLLSKTMRLYKTNYRLLITGTPLQNNLHELWSLLNFLLPEVFSSAEVFDEWFQISGENDQQEVVQQLHKVLRPFLLRRLKSDVEKGLPPKKETILKVGMSQMQKQYYRALLQKDLEVVNAGGEHLITNAGKMVLLDKLLPKLKERDSRVLIFSQMTRLLDILEDYLMFRGYQYCRIDGNTGGEDRDASIEVFNKPGSEKFVFLLSTRAGGLGINLATADVVILYDSDWNPQVDLQAQDRAHRIGQKKEVQVFRFCTEYTIEEKVIERAYKKLALDALVIQQGRLAEQKTVNKDELLQMVRFGAEMVFSSKDSTITDEDIDRIIAKGEEATAELDAKMKKFTEDAIKFKMDDNADLYDFADEKDENKMDLKKIVSENWIEPPKRERKRNYSESEYFKQTMRQSGPARPKEPRIPRMPTLHDFQFFNTQRLNELYEKEVRYLMQIHQKNQLKDTIDMDEPEELGDPLTAEEQEEKEHLLEEGFATWSRRDFNTFIRACEKYGRNDIKSIASEMEGKSEEEVERYAQVFKERYKELTDYDRIIKNIEKGEARICRKDDIMKAIGKKLARYKNPWLELKIQYGQNKGKLYNEECDRFMICMVHKLGYGNWDELKAAFRTSPLFRFDWFVKSRTAQELARRCDTLIRLVERENQELDEKERQARMEKKLAKSMTPSKRALGRQAAESPRSTQKKRKQLLMEDYVGSGRKRK
- the LOC127799069 gene encoding ISWI chromatin-remodeling complex ATPase CHR11 isoform X1, which encodes MARTKASSDDVLSSGSDSSEEEPINDEINDEEEEDEEELDAVARTADSTDDDEGADAAEEKSPLSEHEAEEDEEDDDNEEDEKGLSNAEIGKREKARLREMEKLKKEKIQKILDAQNAAIDADMDNKGKGRLKYLLQQTEIFAHFAKGDQSASLKKSKGRGRHASKLTEEEEDEEYLKEEEDGLSGAGNTRLVAQPSCIQGKMRDYQLAGLNWLIRLYENGINGILADEMGLGKTLQTISLLGYLHEFRGITGPHMVVSPKSTLGNWMNEIKRFCPVLRAVKFLGNPDERRHIKENLLIAGKFDVCVTSFEMAIKEKSALRQFSWRYIIIDEAHRIKNENSLLSKTMRLYKTNYRLLITGTPLQNNLHELWSLLNFLLPEVFSSAEVFDEWFQISGENDQQEVVQQLHKVLRPFLLRRLKSDVEKGLPPKKETILKVGMSQMQKQYYRALLQKDLEVVNAGGERKRLLNIAMQLRKCCNHPYLFQGAEPGPPYTTGEHLITNAGKMVLLDKLLPKLKERDSRVLIFSQMTRLLDILEDYLMFRGYQYCRIDGNTGGEDRDASIEVFNKPGSEKFVFLLSTRAGGLGINLATADVVILYDSDWNPQVDLQAQDRAHRIGQKKEVQVFRFCTEYTIEEKVIERAYKKLALDALVIQQGRLAEQKTVNKDELLQMVRFGAEMVFSSKDSTITDEDIDRIIAKGEEATAELDAKMKKFTEDAIKFKMDDNADLYDFADEKDENKMDLKKIVSENWIEPPKRERKRNYSESEYFKQTMRQSGPARPKEPRIPRMPTLHDFQFFNTQRLNELYEKEVRYLMQIHQKNQLKDTIDMDEPEELGDPLTAEEQEEKEHLLEEGFATWSRRDFNTFIRACEKYGRNDIKSIASEMEGKSEEEVERYAQVFKERYKELTDYDRIIKNIEKGEARICRKDDIMKAIGKKLARYKNPWLELKIQYGQNKGKLYNEECDRFMICMVHKLGYGNWDELKAAFRTSPLFRFDWFVKSRTAQELARRCDTLIRLVERENQELDEKERQARMEKKLAKSMTPSKRALGRQAAESPRSTQKKRKQLLMEDYVGSGRKRK